The Acinetobacter defluvii genome includes a region encoding these proteins:
- a CDS encoding phosphatidate cytidylyltransferase has product MLERIITALVLVAVVLSCMFATTSQYPMLVLMIIAAGAAGYEWFKLMPHQTESVRKLKAAGFGVFTAFISGLALYFSDLALLLWSASILTWLCSLFWVKSYPEYDGWYNATLHLIGLVLISAAVTAIFKVWESSPWWLMYLFLLVWGADSGAYFVGRKLGKRKLAPDVSPNKSIEGLIGGIVTVAIVIVIVQYNYLALTLPQHILFLILSIVTVFSSVLGDLFESMIKRRAGIKDSGRILPGHGGVLDRIDSLLAAAPIFAAGMYVLKLIGVNL; this is encoded by the coding sequence ATGTTAGAGCGGATAATAACCGCATTGGTTTTGGTTGCAGTTGTACTGAGTTGTATGTTTGCAACGACCTCGCAATATCCAATGTTAGTGTTAATGATTATCGCAGCAGGTGCAGCAGGTTATGAGTGGTTTAAACTCATGCCCCATCAAACTGAATCTGTGCGTAAACTCAAAGCAGCAGGCTTTGGTGTATTTACCGCTTTTATTTCTGGTTTAGCGTTATATTTTAGTGATCTTGCTTTGCTATTGTGGAGCGCATCCATTTTGACATGGTTATGTAGCCTATTTTGGGTGAAGTCTTATCCTGAATATGATGGTTGGTATAATGCGACATTGCATTTAATTGGTTTGGTGCTGATTAGTGCAGCAGTCACTGCTATCTTTAAAGTTTGGGAAAGTTCACCTTGGTGGTTGATGTATTTGTTCTTGTTAGTTTGGGGTGCAGATAGCGGTGCTTACTTTGTTGGACGTAAACTCGGTAAGCGCAAGTTAGCACCTGATGTCAGCCCAAACAAATCAATTGAAGGCTTGATTGGTGGTATTGTGACGGTTGCAATTGTGATCGTCATAGTGCAATACAATTATTTGGCATTAACGCTTCCACAACATATTTTGTTTTTAATTCTGTCTATTGTGACAGTGTTTAGCTCTGTACTTGGTGATTTGTTTGAATCGATGATCAAGCGTCGTGCAGGTATTAAAGATTCTGGTCGTATTTTACCGGGTCATGGTGGTGTATTAGACCGAATAGACTCATTGCTGGCTGCCGCTCCAATTTTTGCAGCAGGAATGTATGTTTTAAAGTTGATAGGTGTAAATTTATAG
- the ispC gene encoding 1-deoxy-D-xylulose-5-phosphate reductoisomerase produces the protein MSQSICILGATGSIGQSTLKVVAEHPEKYSIFAVTGHSRIHELAQICKQYQPKVVVVPSNQVDTLQQLFKLHQIENIEILTDEAGLIQVAEHADVDIVMAAIIGGVGLLPTLAAVKAGKRVLLANKEALVMSGDLMLQAAKQHQALLLPVDSEHNAIFQCLPQNYLQIEKNGEPLLGVQQVLLTASGGPFIHHSLEQLKRVTPAQAVKHPNWSMGQKISVDSATLMNKGLELIEACHLFSIKEQFVTVVVHPQSIIHSMVQYVDGSTLAQMGNPDMCTPIAHALAWPERITTPVPPLDLFVHSQLDFQEPDLMRFPALKLARQAMQAGSLAPAILNAANEIAVAAFLNEKIQFLQIAQVVEHTLNHVQNSSAESIEKILHTDQVARHFATEYIAQLES, from the coding sequence ATGTCTCAATCTATTTGTATTTTGGGTGCTACAGGGTCGATTGGTCAGAGTACTTTAAAAGTTGTCGCAGAACATCCTGAAAAATATTCAATTTTTGCTGTAACGGGACATAGTCGCATTCACGAACTGGCACAGATCTGTAAACAATATCAACCTAAAGTTGTTGTTGTACCCTCAAATCAAGTAGATACTTTACAGCAATTATTTAAATTACATCAAATTGAAAATATTGAAATTCTAACAGATGAAGCAGGGCTGATTCAGGTTGCTGAACATGCGGATGTCGATATTGTCATGGCGGCAATTATTGGTGGTGTAGGACTATTACCGACTTTAGCAGCTGTCAAAGCAGGCAAACGTGTTCTCTTAGCTAATAAAGAGGCTTTGGTGATGTCTGGTGATTTGATGCTACAAGCAGCAAAACAGCATCAAGCGTTACTATTGCCTGTTGATTCTGAACATAATGCTATTTTTCAATGTCTGCCGCAAAATTATTTACAAATAGAAAAAAATGGTGAACCTCTATTGGGTGTGCAGCAAGTTTTATTAACTGCGTCGGGTGGACCTTTTATTCATCATAGTTTAGAGCAACTCAAACGGGTAACCCCAGCTCAAGCAGTAAAGCATCCGAATTGGTCAATGGGACAAAAAATTTCAGTCGATTCGGCAACCTTAATGAATAAAGGGTTAGAGTTGATTGAAGCATGTCATTTATTTTCAATTAAAGAACAATTTGTTACAGTGGTAGTTCATCCACAAAGTATCATTCATTCAATGGTTCAATATGTAGATGGTTCAACTTTGGCTCAAATGGGTAATCCTGATATGTGTACGCCGATCGCACATGCACTTGCATGGCCTGAGCGTATCACCACACCTGTACCACCATTAGACTTGTTTGTACATTCTCAGTTAGATTTTCAAGAGCCTGATTTAATGCGTTTTCCTGCGTTAAAATTAGCACGTCAAGCGATGCAAGCAGGTAGTTTAGCGCCTGCAATTTTAAATGCTGCGAATGAAATTGCTGTAGCTGCATTTTTAAATGAAAAAATTCAGTTTTTGCAAATTGCACAAGTGGTTGAACATACGCTAAATCACGTTCAAAATAGTTCTGCAGAATCTATTGAAAAGATTTTGCATACAGATCAAGTTGCTCGACATTTTGCAACTGAATACATTGCGCAATTGGAAAGCTAA
- the rseP gene encoding RIP metalloprotease RseP, whose amino-acid sequence MNVLFIIVAAIFLLGPLIAIHEFGHYWVARKLGVKVLVYSIGFGPTLLKWTSKKSGIQYQLSALPLGGYVKMLDEREGNVSAEDLPYAFNRQSPWKRIAIVAAGPLINLIFAILLFWILFLPAQEQLNTRIGKILPNTPAATVQMQQGDKIVAIDGTPTATWEKLNYALVNRVGETGHIEVQAERAGQIKTFELPIQGFLKDQTQSPFDVLGFVPYRPHIPATVYKLSEDGAAIRQGMKQGDQIIAINQVKMNDWFDVVDVVQKSPEKLLNIDVLRNGQVTHLQVMPQGQRDNMGKVTGMLGVQAQTGKVNIPAEYKQTIQYNPAEALLVAVEKTGQLSSMILNSMVKMVRGLIGLDNLSGPITIAKVAGQSAEMGWQTFISFMALMSVSLGILNLLPIPMLDGGHLVYYFIEALRGKPVSEQIQLVGLKIGMVLLGSMMLLAIFNDFMRL is encoded by the coding sequence ATGAATGTTCTGTTTATCATTGTTGCTGCCATTTTCCTCTTAGGTCCATTGATTGCGATTCATGAGTTTGGACATTATTGGGTTGCACGGAAACTTGGTGTTAAGGTTTTGGTGTACTCAATTGGTTTTGGTCCAACACTGTTGAAATGGACATCGAAAAAATCAGGCATTCAATATCAGCTTTCAGCATTACCACTAGGTGGTTATGTGAAAATGTTGGATGAGCGAGAAGGCAATGTAAGTGCAGAAGATTTACCTTATGCTTTTAATCGTCAGTCACCGTGGAAACGTATTGCCATTGTTGCTGCAGGACCATTGATCAATTTGATCTTTGCAATTTTGTTGTTTTGGATTTTATTTTTACCGGCGCAAGAGCAGTTAAATACTCGTATAGGTAAAATTTTGCCAAATACGCCAGCAGCAACGGTTCAGATGCAACAAGGTGATAAAATTGTTGCCATTGATGGGACGCCAACCGCCACATGGGAAAAGCTGAATTATGCGCTTGTCAATCGTGTTGGTGAAACGGGGCATATTGAAGTTCAAGCAGAGCGTGCGGGTCAAATCAAAACCTTTGAATTACCTATTCAGGGGTTTTTGAAAGATCAAACTCAATCTCCTTTTGATGTATTGGGATTTGTACCGTATCGCCCGCACATTCCTGCTACAGTGTATAAGCTTAGTGAAGATGGCGCTGCTATTCGCCAAGGAATGAAGCAAGGCGATCAAATCATTGCCATTAATCAAGTCAAAATGAACGATTGGTTTGATGTGGTTGATGTGGTGCAAAAATCGCCTGAAAAACTATTAAATATTGATGTGTTACGTAATGGGCAAGTGACACATTTACAAGTGATGCCACAAGGCCAACGTGACAATATGGGTAAAGTCACAGGCATGCTCGGTGTACAAGCACAAACAGGCAAAGTTAATATTCCTGCAGAATATAAGCAAACCATCCAGTATAATCCTGCTGAGGCTTTGCTAGTCGCTGTTGAAAAAACAGGACAACTTTCTAGCATGATTTTGAATTCAATGGTGAAAATGGTACGTGGTTTAATTGGTTTGGATAATTTATCTGGTCCAATTACCATTGCTAAAGTTGCAGGTCAAAGTGCTGAAATGGGATGGCAAACCTTCATTTCATTTATGGCACTGATGAGCGTAAGTCTTGGTATTTTAAACTTATTGCCGATTCCAATGTTAGATGGTGGGCATTTGGTTTACTATTTTATTGAAGCTTTGCGTGGCAAACCTGTTTCTGAACAAATACAATTGGTTGGCTTGAAAATTGGTATGGTACTGCTTGGAAGTATGATGCTTCTGGCAATATTTAATGATTTTATGCGTTTATAA
- the bamA gene encoding outer membrane protein assembly factor BamA encodes MQHSHLFMPLALVSAMAAVQQVHAADEFIARDIRVDGLVRLTQSNVLALLPINSGDRVNDPAIADAIRALYASNSFDDIQASKENDVLVFKVVERPIISKINLKGNKLIPKEALEEGLKKMGLAEGEVLKKSSLQTLETELEQQYSQQGRYDSDITVESVARPNNRVDLNINFNEGKPAKVFNINIIGNTVFKDEDIKRAFAVKETGWASVVTRNDRYAREKMSASLEALRAMYLNKGYINFDINSSNLNISEDKKNIFIEVSVDEGEQYKFGESKFLGDALYKPEELKALQIYKDGTTYSQEKVNAVKQLLLRKYGNAGYYYTEVNVVPEINASSHTVDLNYYVNPGQQVTVRRINFSGNTKTADEVLRREMRQMEGALASNEKIELSKVRLERTGFFSKVDVKPIRVPNQPDQVDLNIEVEEQHSGTSTLAVGYSQNGGVTFQAGLSQTNFLGTGNRVSIDLSRSETQDYYNLSVTDPYFTIDGVSRGYNMYYRKTKLNNDYNVNNYVTDSFGGGLNFAYPIDENQSLSAGLNIDSTKVTTGPYVSTYVRDYLLANGGKATNSTTYCPTDDAGNSQLEEITEKDPTTEEDVVVGVKCKVDEVAYDDRFEGKFLTYNLNLGWSYNTLNRPIFPTSGMSHRINAEIALPGSDVEYQKVVYDAQAFLPLGKDFVLRGYGKLGYGNDLPFYKNFYAGGYGSVRGYDNSTLGPKYPGVTFNERQTKDYDFEEVGGNALVQFGTELALPLPFKGDWTRQVRPVIFAEGAQVFDTQCDVPKGNLNFDKDHTGIDAQKYCKDNFGFELDNMRYSVGVGFTWITMIGPLSLSYAFPLNDKPGDETKEIQFEIGRTF; translated from the coding sequence ATGCAGCACTCACATTTATTTATGCCATTGGCACTCGTTAGTGCAATGGCAGCAGTACAACAGGTACATGCAGCAGATGAGTTCATTGCGCGTGACATTCGTGTGGATGGCTTGGTTCGTTTAACTCAAAGTAATGTGCTTGCTTTGCTTCCGATTAATAGTGGTGATCGTGTTAACGATCCTGCCATTGCAGATGCGATTCGTGCATTGTATGCCTCAAATTCTTTTGATGATATTCAAGCAAGTAAAGAAAATGATGTTTTAGTTTTTAAAGTGGTTGAGCGTCCAATCATTTCAAAAATCAACTTAAAAGGAAATAAGTTAATTCCTAAAGAAGCTTTAGAAGAAGGCTTGAAAAAAATGGGATTGGCTGAGGGTGAAGTTCTGAAGAAGTCATCTTTACAGACTTTAGAAACTGAACTTGAACAACAGTATTCACAGCAAGGTCGTTATGACTCGGATATCACAGTTGAATCTGTGGCTCGTCCAAATAACCGTGTTGATCTAAATATTAATTTTAATGAAGGTAAACCTGCCAAAGTTTTTAATATTAATATTATTGGAAACACCGTTTTTAAAGATGAAGATATTAAACGTGCTTTTGCGGTAAAAGAAACAGGTTGGGCGTCAGTTGTTACACGTAATGACCGTTATGCACGTGAAAAAATGTCTGCAAGCTTAGAAGCTTTGCGTGCAATGTATTTGAATAAGGGTTATATCAATTTTGATATTAATAGTTCAAATTTAAATATCAGTGAAGATAAGAAAAATATCTTTATTGAAGTGTCAGTCGATGAGGGTGAACAGTATAAATTTGGCGAGTCTAAATTTTTAGGTGATGCGTTATATAAACCAGAAGAATTAAAAGCATTGCAGATCTATAAAGATGGTACCACTTATTCACAAGAAAAAGTCAATGCGGTTAAACAGCTGTTATTGCGTAAATATGGTAATGCAGGATATTACTATACCGAAGTCAATGTTGTCCCTGAAATTAATGCCAGTTCGCATACGGTAGATTTAAACTATTATGTAAATCCAGGGCAACAAGTGACTGTGCGTCGTATTAATTTTTCAGGTAATACGAAAACTGCCGATGAAGTATTACGCCGTGAAATGCGTCAGATGGAAGGTGCTTTGGCCAGTAATGAAAAAATTGAATTGTCCAAAGTCCGTTTAGAACGTACGGGTTTCTTTAGTAAAGTTGATGTTAAGCCTATTCGTGTTCCTAATCAACCTGATCAAGTTGATTTAAATATTGAAGTGGAAGAGCAACATTCTGGTACAAGTACTTTGGCTGTAGGTTATTCACAAAATGGTGGTGTCACGTTCCAGGCAGGATTAAGCCAAACTAACTTTTTAGGAACAGGAAACCGTGTTTCTATTGATTTATCGCGTTCTGAAACACAAGACTATTATAACTTAAGTGTGACTGACCCATATTTTACCATTGATGGGGTAAGTCGTGGTTATAATATGTACTATCGTAAAACTAAATTGAATAATGATTATAACGTTAATAACTATGTCACTGATAGTTTTGGTGGTGGGCTTAACTTTGCTTATCCAATTGATGAAAACCAAAGCCTGAGTGCAGGTTTAAATATTGACAGTACGAAAGTCACTACAGGCCCTTATGTATCGACTTATGTACGCGACTATTTATTAGCGAATGGTGGTAAAGCAACCAATAGTACAACCTATTGTCCTACAGATGATGCGGGGAATTCGCAATTAGAAGAGATTACAGAAAAAGATCCGACAACAGAGGAAGATGTTGTTGTTGGTGTTAAATGTAAAGTAGATGAAGTTGCTTATGATGACCGTTTTGAAGGTAAGTTTTTAACCTATAACTTAAATTTAGGTTGGTCATATAATACTTTAAACCGCCCGATTTTTCCAACCAGTGGTATGTCACATCGTATCAATGCTGAAATAGCATTACCAGGCAGTGATGTTGAATATCAAAAAGTAGTTTACGATGCACAGGCTTTCTTGCCATTAGGTAAAGATTTTGTGTTACGTGGCTATGGTAAACTGGGTTATGGTAATGATTTACCTTTCTATAAAAACTTCTATGCAGGTGGTTATGGTTCGGTACGTGGTTATGATAATAGTACCTTAGGTCCGAAATACCCTGGTGTGACCTTTAATGAGCGTCAAACCAAAGACTATGACTTTGAGGAAGTAGGAGGGAATGCTTTAGTTCAATTTGGTACTGAACTGGCGCTACCATTACCATTTAAAGGAGATTGGACACGTCAAGTACGTCCTGTTATCTTCGCTGAGGGTGCACAAGTCTTTGATACACAATGTGATGTACCTAAAGGTAACCTAAATTTTGATAAAGATCATACAGGTATTGATGCACAAAAATACTGTAAAGATAATTTTGGTTTTGAACTCGATAATATGCGTTATAGTGTAGGTGTAGGCTTCACATGGATCACCATGATTGGTCCATTGTCACTCAGTTATGCATTCCCATTGAATGATAAACCAGGTGATGAAACAAAGGAAATCCAATTTGAGATCGGTCGAACTTTCTAA
- a CDS encoding OmpH family outer membrane protein, with protein MKKIVCVLLGLSFTSLVNAAGYGVVDIEKVVESSTYLKQQNASLEQMVKPDSAKLEKISKDIQSLQQQAQAKGANPEQIQKQYQAKVTEYQSIQQSVQAKVQTTIQNTNKTFETRVKQAAEQLRQENNLDMVLNKNSALAYDAKNDLTAKMIQKVNAIK; from the coding sequence ATGAAAAAAATAGTATGCGTATTATTGGGTTTAAGCTTTACCAGTTTAGTCAATGCTGCTGGCTATGGTGTTGTTGATATCGAAAAAGTAGTTGAAAGCAGTACCTATTTGAAACAACAAAATGCAAGCTTGGAGCAAATGGTTAAACCTGATTCAGCAAAGCTTGAAAAAATTTCCAAAGATATCCAAAGTTTGCAACAACAAGCGCAAGCAAAAGGTGCAAATCCTGAACAGATTCAAAAGCAATACCAAGCGAAAGTAACAGAATATCAATCTATTCAGCAGTCTGTACAAGCAAAAGTACAAACCACAATTCAAAATACCAACAAAACTTTTGAAACACGTGTGAAGCAAGCTGCTGAACAATTGCGCCAAGAAAATAACTTAGATATGGTTTTGAATAAAAACTCAGCCTTAGCTTATGACGCAAAGAATGATTTAACTGCTAAAATGATCCAAAAGGTTAATGCAATTAAATAA